The Vibrio tarriae genome includes a window with the following:
- a CDS encoding precorrin-2 dehydrogenase/sirohydrochlorin ferrochelatase family protein codes for MRYFPLFLDLTNKPVLVVGGGEVACRKIDALLRADAKVTVISPQVAPALQAWIEQGKCHWIQHFYSSHWLDKRYVQVWATTDNPELNHQVYKDAKEQGILVNVVDDQPYCDFITPSMIERGRIQLAISSGGASPVLIRNIRETLEAVLAQNLALLADFGASKRNSIKDFLPSVDLRRQFWERFFAHPEVKNAQDRESLERIYIHLLTQSTDKVSATTWIEFGADVELLSLKALRYMQQAELVLHTQDCPFAFVDLCRRDAQRQSFNSSVELSTLLLQAQQETQNVCVLIPSGSSEYALLQGKATVLKMAQQG; via the coding sequence ATGCGCTATTTTCCTCTGTTTTTGGATTTGACCAATAAACCCGTTTTGGTCGTCGGGGGCGGCGAAGTGGCCTGCCGAAAGATTGATGCGCTATTGAGAGCGGACGCTAAAGTCACTGTGATTTCGCCGCAAGTTGCCCCCGCTTTACAGGCTTGGATTGAACAGGGGAAATGTCACTGGATTCAGCATTTTTATTCATCACACTGGTTAGATAAGCGTTATGTTCAAGTATGGGCAACCACAGATAATCCAGAATTGAATCATCAGGTGTACAAGGATGCGAAAGAGCAGGGCATATTAGTCAATGTGGTGGATGATCAGCCATACTGCGATTTCATTACCCCCTCAATGATTGAAAGAGGCCGCATTCAGCTCGCCATTTCCAGCGGCGGCGCATCTCCAGTGTTGATTCGTAATATTCGTGAAACCTTGGAAGCTGTTTTAGCGCAAAATCTTGCACTTTTGGCGGATTTCGGTGCATCAAAGCGTAATTCGATCAAAGATTTCTTACCGAGTGTTGATCTACGTCGTCAGTTTTGGGAGCGATTTTTTGCCCATCCGGAAGTCAAAAATGCTCAAGATAGAGAGTCATTAGAACGCATATATATTCATCTGCTTACTCAATCTACGGACAAGGTTTCTGCAACGACGTGGATCGAGTTTGGAGCGGATGTTGAGTTGTTGTCACTGAAAGCGCTGCGTTATATGCAACAAGCTGAGTTGGTGCTGCATACCCAAGATTGTCCATTTGCGTTTGTGGATTTGTGTCGTCGAGATGCACAGCGGCAGAGCTTCAACTCGTCGGTTGAATTGAGCACTTTACTCTTACAAGCTCAGCAAGAAACACAAAACGTGTGTGTGTTGATCCCTTCCGGAAGTAGTGAATACGCCTTGCTACAAGGCAAAGCCACAGTACTCAAAATGGCTCAGCAAGGTTAA
- a CDS encoding Cof-type HAD-IIB family hydrolase: MYKLIALDMDGTLLNSQKQISPRTKQAIAQARQQGIQVVLASGRPLDGMRSKLEELHLTTENDYVLYYNGSMVANVGTGEIIHQQIIDGKAAKRVATLAQEFGLNTHAFSQFHGLITPKTSQYTEVEASINGLNITEMDFAQLADDHPIIKAMIVGEPEKLTQAIAQLPAQWREEFTVVQSAPFFLEFLNTGSNKGIGVQAIAEHLGIQASEVICMGDAENDHHMLQYAGLGIAMANAMEETKHIADHITLSNDQDGVAVAIERFALGCFSEA, encoded by the coding sequence ATGTACAAACTGATTGCGCTCGATATGGATGGCACACTGCTCAATAGCCAAAAACAGATCTCTCCTCGCACCAAGCAGGCTATTGCTCAAGCTCGTCAGCAAGGCATTCAAGTGGTTTTGGCTTCTGGCCGCCCTCTTGATGGCATGCGCAGTAAATTGGAAGAGTTACATCTGACCACGGAAAATGACTATGTACTCTATTACAACGGCTCTATGGTCGCGAATGTCGGTACTGGGGAGATTATTCATCAGCAAATCATTGATGGCAAAGCGGCTAAGCGTGTGGCAACACTCGCGCAAGAGTTTGGGCTCAATACCCATGCCTTTAGCCAATTTCACGGTTTGATCACCCCTAAAACCAGCCAATATACCGAAGTGGAAGCCAGCATAAATGGCCTCAATATTACCGAAATGGATTTTGCACAATTGGCAGATGACCACCCGATCATTAAGGCTATGATCGTCGGAGAGCCAGAAAAACTCACTCAAGCCATCGCTCAATTACCAGCGCAATGGCGTGAAGAATTTACTGTGGTACAAAGTGCACCCTTCTTTTTAGAATTCCTTAACACGGGCAGTAATAAAGGCATCGGCGTACAAGCGATTGCAGAGCATTTAGGCATTCAAGCCAGTGAAGTGATTTGTATGGGAGATGCGGAAAACGATCACCACATGCTGCAATACGCAGGCCTCGGTATCGCGATGGCGAATGCCATGGAAGAGACCAAACACATTGCGGATCACATTACGCTAAGCAACGATCAAGATGGCGTGGCCGTGGCGATAGAACGCTTTGCGCTAGGCTGTTTCAGCGAAGCTTAA
- a CDS encoding amino acid ABC transporter substrate-binding protein, whose amino-acid sequence MANKLTVLASVVAASSAMLSLSASAAESTLDKVLSQGFITCGVSTGLPGFSNPNAKGEWEGIDVEYCQAMAAAVLGDKTKVKFVPLTAKERFTALQSGEIDVLSRNTTWTLQRDSALGLNFVGVNYYDGQGFMVKKDLGVKSAKELNGASVCVQSGTTTELNLADYFRNSGMTYKPVVFDTAAQTSKGFDAGRCDVLTTDQSGLYALRLNLEKPDSAVVLPEIISKEPLGPVVRQDDDKWFNVAKWVLYAMVNAEEYGITSKNVDEMMKSDNPEVKRILGLDGPKGTGLGIRDDWSYQIVKQVGNYGESFDRTVGSGSPLKIDRGVNALWNAGGFMYAPPIR is encoded by the coding sequence ATGGCGAATAAACTCACTGTTCTTGCTTCTGTCGTCGCAGCCTCGTCTGCAATGCTGAGCCTCTCGGCATCAGCCGCAGAAAGCACTCTAGACAAAGTGTTATCTCAAGGTTTTATTACTTGTGGCGTCAGTACAGGCTTACCGGGTTTTTCTAACCCAAATGCAAAAGGGGAATGGGAAGGGATCGACGTTGAATATTGTCAAGCAATGGCAGCAGCTGTTCTTGGGGATAAAACCAAAGTTAAATTTGTACCACTCACCGCGAAAGAGCGTTTCACTGCGCTGCAATCCGGTGAAATTGATGTTCTGTCTCGTAACACAACATGGACTCTGCAACGTGATAGCGCCTTGGGTCTTAACTTTGTCGGCGTGAACTACTACGACGGCCAAGGTTTCATGGTGAAAAAAGATTTGGGTGTGAAAAGCGCCAAAGAACTGAATGGCGCGTCAGTCTGTGTTCAATCGGGCACCACAACAGAACTCAACTTGGCAGACTACTTCCGCAATAGCGGTATGACTTACAAACCTGTGGTATTTGATACTGCAGCTCAAACTTCAAAAGGCTTTGATGCCGGTCGTTGTGATGTTCTGACGACTGACCAATCGGGTCTGTATGCACTGCGCCTCAATTTAGAAAAACCAGACTCTGCGGTCGTTCTACCTGAAATCATCTCTAAAGAGCCTCTAGGCCCTGTGGTTCGTCAGGATGATGATAAGTGGTTCAACGTCGCTAAATGGGTACTGTACGCCATGGTCAATGCTGAAGAGTACGGTATCACATCGAAAAACGTCGATGAGATGATGAAGTCAGACAACCCAGAAGTAAAACGTATCCTTGGTCTTGATGGTCCGAAAGGAACGGGTCTTGGCATTCGTGATGACTGGAGTTACCAAATTGTTAAGCAAGTGGGTAACTACGGCGAAAGCTTCGATCGCACGGTCGGCTCTGGCTCACCACTAAAAATTGACCGAGGTGTGAATGCACTCTGGAATGCGGGCGGCTTTATGTACGCACCACCTATCCGTTAA
- the queC gene encoding 7-cyano-7-deazaguanine synthase QueC, producing the protein MKKAVVVFSGGQDSTTCLVQALKEFDEVHAITFDYGQRHKLEIEVAQQLAKQLGVTAHKVMDVSLLNELAISSLTRDDIPVSHELQANGLPNSFVPGRNILFLTLAGIYAYQIGATTVITGVCETDFSGYPDCRHEFVQAMNQALAKGMDLPLMIRTPLMWLNKAETWALADQLGALDLVRHQTLTCYNGLIGDGCGECPACGLRQAGLKAYLDNRDVIISALKSKQSSAH; encoded by the coding sequence ATGAAAAAAGCCGTCGTCGTGTTCAGTGGTGGGCAAGATTCAACCACCTGTTTAGTTCAGGCGTTAAAAGAGTTTGATGAAGTGCATGCGATCACCTTTGATTATGGCCAGCGCCATAAATTAGAGATAGAAGTGGCACAGCAACTGGCGAAGCAGCTTGGCGTGACTGCGCATAAAGTCATGGACGTGAGTTTACTCAATGAGCTGGCCATCAGCTCGCTGACGCGTGATGACATTCCGGTTTCTCATGAGCTACAAGCCAATGGGTTGCCGAATTCTTTTGTTCCGGGACGCAATATTCTGTTTTTAACTTTAGCGGGTATCTATGCTTACCAAATCGGCGCGACCACGGTCATTACTGGGGTTTGTGAGACTGATTTTTCCGGTTATCCCGATTGCCGTCATGAATTCGTACAAGCGATGAACCAAGCGCTCGCGAAAGGCATGGATCTGCCTTTAATGATTCGCACTCCATTGATGTGGTTGAATAAAGCAGAGACGTGGGCATTGGCAGATCAACTGGGAGCACTGGATCTGGTTCGTCACCAAACGCTCACTTGTTATAACGGGTTGATAGGTGATGGCTGTGGTGAATGCCCAGCCTGTGGTTTACGTCAGGCCGGGCTTAAAGCGTATCTCGATAATCGCGATGTGATAATAAGTGCGCTTAAGAGCAAGCAGTCATCAGCGCATTAG
- the queE gene encoding 7-carboxy-7-deazaguanine synthase QueE — protein MFETIQGEGVFTGVPAVFVRLQGCPVGCAWCDTKQTWETLDSDQTSFSQILLKTSDAPTWCQATAQEVVQRYQAQGYQAKHIVITGGEPCIYDLTELTQAFEAMGCRCQIETSGTYEVCATENTWVTVSPKVAMKGKLPILDSALQRANEIKHPVATEKDIDNLDELLARAQVSAQTAIALQPISQKPRATELCIRTCIARNWRLSIQTHKYLNIA, from the coding sequence ATGTTTGAGACTATCCAAGGCGAAGGCGTGTTTACTGGGGTGCCCGCAGTCTTTGTGCGCTTGCAAGGCTGCCCAGTCGGTTGTGCTTGGTGTGATACTAAGCAGACTTGGGAAACATTAGACTCAGACCAAACCTCATTCTCACAAATTTTGCTCAAAACCAGTGACGCGCCAACTTGGTGTCAGGCCACTGCGCAAGAGGTGGTTCAACGCTATCAAGCTCAAGGTTATCAGGCAAAACATATCGTCATTACGGGCGGTGAGCCCTGCATTTACGATTTGACTGAGTTAACTCAAGCGTTTGAGGCAATGGGTTGCCGATGTCAAATTGAAACCAGTGGTACTTACGAAGTCTGTGCGACCGAGAACACCTGGGTGACAGTGTCACCCAAAGTCGCGATGAAAGGGAAGTTACCGATTCTGGATTCAGCCTTGCAACGTGCCAACGAAATTAAACATCCCGTGGCGACTGAGAAAGATATCGACAATCTTGATGAGTTGCTTGCACGAGCTCAGGTCAGTGCTCAAACCGCAATCGCTTTGCAGCCGATTAGCCAAAAGCCGCGTGCGACAGAGTTGTGCATCCGCACCTGTATTGCTCGCAATTGGCGTTTATCTATCCAAACCCATAAATATCTCAACATTGCTTAA
- a CDS encoding tetratricopeptide repeat-containing diguanylate cyclase, with protein sequence MKFYFKHSLIVLSLISSFCIASERSAWEEVYAKSQHKQADTALKLLRDRYHSLPEGAEKLYLTSKLHGYFVLKGQPYYGELGHSQDAYAVIEQHFLEALNHEESLNYQSAEKIYLTFYSEMKQKNDQDGMVLFEYHLCRLFQRHGRPYQARFYCSQMDQRLLNADDPLFPRYRGLHLVANNLEFLGEYEEALETYDLLLSMLPDYVDPSGIYNDVGLLMSTLGQHESALDYLNKALEYRFEQGNPLLIAQVEHSLGDTYFKQGRYKESIQFFEQAKAHLTPANHLFGLAYVHLGLGKAYTELNNFDEGDQQLLQALEYVSQHKDQHLQGLIYLSLAQAHFKEQKYPQAIDFANQAVAISENASLPRIKAQAYLQLATIAEDQQQYQQALSWYRQYAESELLLRNTEQRKAFEALDLTKAELEQKRGVNFWRESYEALTEKYEMLKWQRVSLSLLIILFALTLPFAHYSRRKERKQAQQDSLHGVLNRTSGLERLTRIEACQQAKNIHLLALLDFDQLRQFNERYGYERGDFALQNAINILLQQLRTKEFVCRLGDDEFLVVMPNCRRTLLETRLYALHHALNGKTQGDSNSAAGLSVTISYLTVESSLASFTHFYPKLDSALSIAKQSGNGGLIDAADPTNALMTACS encoded by the coding sequence ATGAAATTCTATTTTAAACACTCGCTGATTGTACTTAGCTTAATATCTTCATTCTGCATCGCCTCTGAACGATCTGCATGGGAAGAAGTTTACGCAAAATCTCAACATAAACAGGCAGATACCGCCCTAAAGCTTTTACGGGATCGCTACCATTCTCTTCCTGAAGGGGCAGAGAAACTCTATTTGACGTCTAAATTACACGGTTATTTCGTTCTCAAGGGTCAGCCTTATTATGGTGAATTGGGCCATTCTCAAGATGCGTATGCGGTGATCGAGCAACACTTCTTAGAAGCGCTTAATCATGAAGAAAGCCTCAATTATCAGTCCGCTGAGAAGATCTACTTAACGTTTTATTCAGAGATGAAACAAAAAAATGATCAAGATGGAATGGTGCTGTTTGAATATCATCTTTGTCGTCTTTTCCAGCGGCATGGCCGTCCTTACCAAGCTCGTTTCTATTGCTCGCAGATGGATCAGCGCCTTCTCAATGCAGACGATCCCCTATTTCCTCGCTATCGCGGCCTACACCTCGTCGCCAATAATTTGGAGTTTCTGGGAGAATATGAAGAAGCGCTAGAAACATACGATCTGCTACTTAGTATGCTGCCCGATTATGTTGATCCATCCGGTATTTATAACGATGTAGGGCTTTTGATGTCCACATTAGGCCAGCATGAATCAGCATTAGACTATCTTAACAAAGCATTGGAGTATCGGTTTGAGCAAGGCAATCCATTGCTGATCGCGCAAGTGGAGCACAGCTTAGGCGATACTTATTTCAAGCAAGGTCGATATAAAGAAAGCATCCAATTTTTTGAGCAAGCAAAAGCCCACCTTACACCTGCTAATCATCTGTTTGGATTGGCTTACGTTCACCTTGGTTTAGGCAAGGCGTACACTGAACTCAACAACTTTGATGAGGGCGACCAGCAACTACTTCAGGCTCTGGAGTATGTCAGTCAGCATAAAGATCAGCATTTACAGGGACTAATTTATTTATCACTTGCGCAAGCCCATTTCAAAGAGCAGAAATACCCGCAAGCGATTGATTTTGCCAATCAAGCAGTAGCGATCAGCGAGAACGCTTCTCTGCCACGCATTAAAGCACAAGCCTATCTACAGTTAGCCACGATTGCAGAAGATCAACAGCAGTACCAACAGGCATTAAGCTGGTATCGTCAATATGCAGAAAGTGAGTTGTTGCTGCGCAACACTGAGCAGCGTAAAGCTTTTGAAGCGTTAGATCTGACTAAAGCAGAATTAGAACAGAAGCGCGGCGTCAATTTTTGGCGAGAAAGTTACGAAGCCCTAACCGAAAAATATGAAATGTTGAAGTGGCAACGTGTTTCACTTTCATTGTTGATTATTTTATTCGCGTTGACTCTGCCCTTTGCACATTATAGCCGCAGAAAAGAGCGTAAGCAGGCTCAGCAAGATAGTCTGCATGGTGTGCTAAACCGAACCAGCGGGTTAGAACGATTAACTCGTATTGAAGCTTGTCAGCAAGCGAAAAATATTCATCTGCTTGCCTTGTTGGATTTTGATCAACTGAGGCAGTTTAATGAGCGTTACGGCTATGAACGTGGTGACTTTGCTTTACAAAACGCAATCAATATCTTGCTGCAGCAATTGCGTACCAAGGAGTTTGTGTGTCGCTTGGGTGATGATGAATTCTTGGTTGTTATGCCAAACTGCAGACGTACTCTGTTGGAAACGCGGCTGTATGCTCTTCATCACGCATTAAATGGTAAAACGCAAGGCGACTCGAACTCAGCAGCAGGATTGAGTGTCACCATAAGCTATTTAACCGTAGAGAGTAGTTTGGCGAGTTTTACGCACTTTTATCCAAAGCTAGATAGCGCCTTGAGCATCGCCAAACAGAGCGGCAATGGCGGCTTAATCGATGCCGCCGACCCCACTAATGCGCTGATGACTGCTTGCTCTTAA
- a CDS encoding amino acid ABC transporter permease → MKPTNKATPENSDAHSKHTNLLYNPTFRSVVFQLLAVCVLAFFLYTIVNNTLTNLESRGIATGFAFLDQPAGFGISQSLIEYDETYSYGRTFIVGLLNTALVSLLGIILATLLGFVLGIARLSSNWLISRLAAVYIETFRNIPLLLQIFFWYFVVLQALPSAKQSMHLGEWVYLNVKGLYLVKPIFEANSMWVFIALIAGVTACWVLSIWARNRQRLTGQQTPMGRYILLLCVAFPVLVYFLLGQPISTEYPVLRGFNFQGGISVLPELAALLVALTIYTASFIAEIVRSGINAVSHGQTEAAMSLGLTRTKTLKLVIIPQALRIIIPPLTSQYLNLTKNSSLAMAIGYPDLVSVFAGTTLNQTGQAIEIISMTMLVYLTLSLLTSALMNLYNRKVALVER, encoded by the coding sequence ATGAAACCCACAAATAAAGCGACGCCAGAGAATTCTGACGCGCATTCCAAGCATACCAATTTGCTTTATAACCCAACCTTCCGTTCGGTTGTGTTCCAACTTCTCGCCGTTTGTGTACTAGCATTTTTTCTCTACACCATAGTAAACAATACGCTAACCAACCTCGAGTCTAGGGGTATCGCCACCGGATTCGCGTTCTTAGATCAACCGGCTGGCTTCGGTATCAGCCAATCACTGATAGAGTATGATGAGACTTACAGTTACGGTCGAACCTTCATAGTCGGCTTACTCAATACAGCTCTGGTTTCTTTATTGGGTATTATTCTCGCCACACTACTGGGATTCGTATTAGGTATTGCACGTTTATCAAGCAACTGGTTGATTAGTCGTCTTGCCGCTGTATACATTGAGACCTTTCGTAACATTCCCTTGCTGCTACAAATCTTCTTCTGGTACTTCGTTGTCTTACAAGCCTTACCTTCGGCGAAGCAGAGTATGCATTTAGGTGAGTGGGTCTATTTAAATGTTAAAGGTCTTTACTTGGTTAAACCGATTTTTGAAGCCAACAGCATGTGGGTGTTTATCGCTCTCATTGCTGGTGTTACCGCTTGTTGGGTATTGAGCATTTGGGCCAGAAATCGCCAACGTTTAACGGGACAACAAACCCCGATGGGACGATACATACTCTTACTGTGTGTTGCTTTCCCAGTTTTGGTTTATTTTCTACTCGGTCAGCCAATCAGTACGGAATATCCCGTACTACGCGGATTTAACTTCCAAGGCGGGATCTCGGTACTGCCTGAACTGGCGGCATTACTGGTCGCCTTGACCATCTATACCGCATCTTTCATCGCAGAGATTGTGCGCTCAGGGATTAATGCGGTCAGCCACGGGCAAACGGAAGCAGCAATGTCTCTCGGTTTAACTCGTACGAAAACCTTAAAACTGGTCATTATTCCTCAAGCACTCAGGATCATCATTCCACCGCTGACTAGCCAATATCTGAATCTAACCAAAAACTCCTCACTGGCCATGGCTATTGGCTACCCAGACTTGGTTTCTGTATTTGCGGGCACAACCCTCAACCAAACAGGACAAGCGATTGAGATCATTTCGATGACCATGTTGGTCTATCTCACGCTGAGTTTATTAACTTCAGCCTTAATGAACCTGTATAACCGTAAAGTGGCACTGGTGGAGAGATAA